A window of the Hevea brasiliensis isolate MT/VB/25A 57/8 chromosome 6, ASM3005281v1, whole genome shotgun sequence genome harbors these coding sequences:
- the LOC110654460 gene encoding mitogen-activated protein kinase homolog NTF6 isoform X1 — MENESMVIEERGIPSNGGRYLQYNILGNLFEVTSKYVPPIQPVGRGAYGIVCCARNAETKEDVAIKKIGNAFDNGIDAKRTLREIKLLCHMDHENIIKIKDIIPPPERETFNDVYVVYELMDTDLHQIIQSSQALTDDHCQYFLYQLLRGLKYIHSANVLHRDLKPSNLLLNANCDLKICDFGLARTTSETDFMTEYVVTRWYRAPELLLNCSEYTAAIDIWSVGCIFMEIIRREPLFPGKDYVQQLGLITELLGSPDDSDLGFLRSDNARRYVKQLPRVPKRPFAQKFPDVSAVALDLAERMLVFDPCKRITVEEALNHPYLSSLHEINEEPTCPSPFIFDFEQISLNEEDIKELIWAESMNFNPDVMLE; from the exons ATGGAGAATGAATCTATGGTGATAGAAGAAAGAGGAATCCCATCCAACGGTGGGAGATACTTGCAGTATAACATATTGGGTAATCTTTTCGAAGTCACCTCCAAGTATGTTCCTCCCATACAACCAGTGGGTCGTGGCGCATATGGCATCGTTTG TTGTGCCAGAAATGCTGAGACAAAAGAAGATGTTGCCATTAAGAAGATTGGGAATGCATTTGACAACGGGATAGATGCTAAGAGAACACTTCGAGAGATCAAACTCCTTTGCCATATGGATCATGAGAAT ATTATAAAAATCAAGGATATAATACCACCACCAGAGAGGGAAACATTCAATGATGTGTATGTCGTATATGAATTGATGGATACTGATCTCCATCAGATAATACAGTCTAGCCAGGCCCTGACTGATGATCACTGTCAG TATTTCTTGTATCAATTGTTGCGGGGACTGAAGTACATACACTCTGCAAATGTTTTGCACCGCGATCTGAAACCAAGCAACCTTCTTCTGAATGCAAATTGTGATCTTAAGATTTGTGACTTTGGGCTTGCAAGAACCACCTCGGAGACAGATTTCATGACTGAATATGTAGTAACCAGATGGTATCGAGCCCCAGAATTGCTGCTTAACTGTTCAGAATACACTGCAGCTATTGATATTTGGTCAGTTGGCTGCATTTTCATGGAAATTATTAGAAGGGAGCCTCTTTTCCCTGGCAAAGACTATGTTCAGCAATTGGGGCTTATAACTGAG TTGCTAGGTTCACCAGATGATTCAGATCTTGGATTCCTTCGAAGTGATAATGCTCGGAGATATGTCAAGCAGCTTCCACGTGTCCCCAAGAGACCTTTTGCACAGAAGTTTCCAGATGTGTCAGCAGTGGCTCTTGATCTTGCAGAGAGAATGCTAGTGTTTGATCCATGCAAACGCATAACTG TTGAGGAGGCATTGAATCATCCATATTTATCAAGTCTTCATGAAATCAACGAAGAGCCTACTTGCCCATCtccttttatttttgattttgagcaaatTTCGTTAAATGAAGAAGATATAAAGGAGCTCATATGGGCAGAGTCTATGAACTTCAACCCAGATGTCATGCTTGAGTAA
- the LOC110654460 gene encoding mitogen-activated protein kinase homolog NTF6 isoform X2: MDHENIIKIKDIIPPPERETFNDVYVVYELMDTDLHQIIQSSQALTDDHCQYFLYQLLRGLKYIHSANVLHRDLKPSNLLLNANCDLKICDFGLARTTSETDFMTEYVVTRWYRAPELLLNCSEYTAAIDIWSVGCIFMEIIRREPLFPGKDYVQQLGLITELLGSPDDSDLGFLRSDNARRYVKQLPRVPKRPFAQKFPDVSAVALDLAERMLVFDPCKRITVEEALNHPYLSSLHEINEEPTCPSPFIFDFEQISLNEEDIKELIWAESMNFNPDVMLE; the protein is encoded by the exons ATGGATCATGAGAAT ATTATAAAAATCAAGGATATAATACCACCACCAGAGAGGGAAACATTCAATGATGTGTATGTCGTATATGAATTGATGGATACTGATCTCCATCAGATAATACAGTCTAGCCAGGCCCTGACTGATGATCACTGTCAG TATTTCTTGTATCAATTGTTGCGGGGACTGAAGTACATACACTCTGCAAATGTTTTGCACCGCGATCTGAAACCAAGCAACCTTCTTCTGAATGCAAATTGTGATCTTAAGATTTGTGACTTTGGGCTTGCAAGAACCACCTCGGAGACAGATTTCATGACTGAATATGTAGTAACCAGATGGTATCGAGCCCCAGAATTGCTGCTTAACTGTTCAGAATACACTGCAGCTATTGATATTTGGTCAGTTGGCTGCATTTTCATGGAAATTATTAGAAGGGAGCCTCTTTTCCCTGGCAAAGACTATGTTCAGCAATTGGGGCTTATAACTGAG TTGCTAGGTTCACCAGATGATTCAGATCTTGGATTCCTTCGAAGTGATAATGCTCGGAGATATGTCAAGCAGCTTCCACGTGTCCCCAAGAGACCTTTTGCACAGAAGTTTCCAGATGTGTCAGCAGTGGCTCTTGATCTTGCAGAGAGAATGCTAGTGTTTGATCCATGCAAACGCATAACTG TTGAGGAGGCATTGAATCATCCATATTTATCAAGTCTTCATGAAATCAACGAAGAGCCTACTTGCCCATCtccttttatttttgattttgagcaaatTTCGTTAAATGAAGAAGATATAAAGGAGCTCATATGGGCAGAGTCTATGAACTTCAACCCAGATGTCATGCTTGAGTAA
- the LOC110654458 gene encoding uncharacterized protein YKR070W, translating into MRLPIIAKALQNRNRNQLPPPLLFSAFSRSFSQFLSQSQLPSFGIAFDIDGVLLRGESPIGGSPQALKRLYDSSGALRIPYIFLTNGGGFPESKRALELSKLLGVDISPLQVVQGHTPFKQLVNRFENEFVVAVGKGEPAAVMAEYGFKNVLSIDEYASYFDGIDPLAQYKTWTTKQDAKQSSTLEQMRTRDSVHSQRVQATFIVSDSVDWSRDIQVLSDILRTGGLPGREIGHQPHLYFANDDLAYQATFPSERLGMGAFRIALESVFNSIHPNALEYTSFGKPNPFVFRNAETVLKQLVPSIHCGTNPVDHVNAGTHHFKKLFMIGDNPSVDIRGARQAGHPWFSILTRTGVFKGTENHTEFPADLVVNAVEDAVEYVLSKERT; encoded by the exons ATGAGACTCCCAATCATAGCAAAGGCTTTACAGAACCGAAATAGAAATCAACTTCCACCACCGCTACTCTTCTCCGCGTTTTCACGCTCTTTCTCGCAGTTTCTCTCACAGTCTCAGCT ACCTTCTTTTGGCATCGCGTTTGATATCGATGGCGTCCTTCTTCGAGGCGAATCTCCCATCGGCGGCTCTCCTCAAGCGCTCAAACGATTATACGATTCCTCCG GTGCTTTGAGGATTCCTTACATTTTCTTGACCAATG GAGGTGGTTTTCCCGAATCTAAAAGAGCCTTGGAGTTGAGCAAACTTCTAGGTGTGGATATTTCACCATTGCAG GTTGTACAGGGCCATACACCTTTTAAACAGCTGGTGAATAG ATTTGAGAATGAATTTGTTGTTGCTGTGGGAAAAGGAGAACCTGCTGCTGTGATGGCTGAATATGGATTTAA AAATGTTCTCTCAATTGATGAGTATGCATCTTATTTTGATGGCATTGATCCACTTGCACAATATAAGACATGGACAACTAAGCAGGATGCTAAACAGAGTAGTACTTTAGAGCAGATGAGGACAAGAGACAGTGTCCACTCACAGAGAGTTCAGGCGACATTTATTGTCAGTGATTCTGTTGACTGGAGCAGAGACATTCAG GTTCTGTCCGACATTTTAAGAACTGGAGGTCTTCCTGGAAGGGAGATAGGACACCAACCACACCTGTATTTTGCAAATGATGACCTTGCATACCAG GCTACTTTTCCTTCAGAACGCCTTGGCATGGGAGCTTTCCGAATTGCATTAGAATCTGTCTTCAATAG TATTCACCCTAATGCTCTGGAGTATACATCTTTTGGAAAGCCAAATCCATTTGTATTCAGGAATGCTGAAACTGTCCTAAAGCAACTTGTTCCATCAATTCATTGTGGCACCAATCCTGTGGATCATGTGAATGCTGGAACTCATCATTTCAAGAAACTATTTATGATAGGAGATAATCCTTCAGTTGATATTAGAGGTGCACGACAG GCTGGACATCCCTGGTTTTCAATCTTGACAAGGACAGGAGTTTTCAAGGGAACAGAAAATCACACTGAGTTTCCAGCAGATTTG GTTGTTAACGCCGTGGAAGACGCTGTGGAGTATGTTCTGAGTAAGGAGCGTACCTAA
- the LOC110654459 gene encoding enoyl-[acyl-carrier-protein] reductase, mitochondrial, with amino-acid sequence MASVKTMMTIKATAMKAIGGPSSSFLFNLRPAHIPRAQAQIIRAFSALLSPPSKAIVYDQHGNPDSVTRVVEIPPVEMKANDVCVKMLAAPINPSDINRIEGVYPVRPPVPAVGGYEGVGEVHSVGSAVKDLSPGDLVIPSPPSFGTWQTYIVQDQNVWHKINKDSPMEYAATITVNPLTALRMLEDFTTLNSGDSIVQNGATSIVGQCVIQIAKFRGIHSINILRDRPGSDEAREMLKKLGADEVFTESQLEVKNVKGLLTNIPEPSLGFNCVGGNSASLVLKFLRQGGTMVTYGGMSKKPVTVSTSSFIFKDLSLRGFWLQKWMTSEKAKDCRNMIDYLLCLAREGKLKYEMELVPFDKFHTALDKALGKLGSQPKQVLKF; translated from the exons ATGGCTTCGGTGAAGACGATGATGACGATAAAAGCAACAGCCATGAAAGCTATCGGTGGGCCATCCTCATCGTTTCTCTTCAATCTCAGGCCGGCCCACATTCCTCGGGCTCAAGCCCAAATCATCAGGGCATTCTCCGCCCTCTTATCGCCGCCGTCCAAGGCCATCGTCTACGATCAGCACGGGAACCCGGACTCGGTCACCAG AGTAGTAGAGATACCACCAGTGGAAATGAAAGCTAACGATGTGTGCGTTAAAATGCTGGCTGCTCCTATTAATCCCTCTGATATCAATCGAATAGAAG GAGTGTATCCTGTGAGGCCTCCAGTGCCTGCAGTTGGAGGATATGAGGGTGTAGGGGAGGTGCATTCTGTAGGCTCTGCAGTTAAGGATCTTTCGCCTGGTGATCTGGTCATTCCATCTCCACCATCTTTTG GAACATGGCAGACTTACATTGTACAAGATCAGAATGTCTGGCACAAAATCAATAAAGATTCACCCATGGAATATGCAGCCACAATCACTGTTAATCCTTTGACTGCTTTAAGAATGCTTGAAGACTTCACTACTCTAAATTCAG GAGATTCTATCGTGCAAAATGGGGCTACAAGTATTGTAGGACAGTGTGTCATCCAGATTGCAAAATTTCGTGGCATCCATAGCATTAATATTTTAAGGGACAG GCCCGGGTCAGATGAAGCAAGGGAAATGTTAAAAAAACTAGGTGCTGATGAAGTGTTTACTGAGAGCCAACTGGAAGTGAAAAATGTCAAGGGTCTCCTG ACTAATATACCAGAACCTTCTTTGGGATTCAACTGTGTTGGTGGCAATTCTGCTTCTTTGGTTCTCAAATTCTTAAG GCAGGGAGGAACAATGGTAACGTATGGTGGAATGTCTAAGAAACCTGTAACAGTATCAACATCATCCTTCATTTTTAAG GATCTTTCCTTGAGGGGATTCTGGTTGCAAAAATGGATGACTTCAGAAAAAGCAAAAGATTGTAGAAATATGATAGATTATCTTTTGTGTCTTGCACGAGAAGGGAAGTTGAAATACGA GATGGAGCTGGTTCCGTTCGACAAATTTCACACAGCTTTGGACAAGGCACTTGGAAAACTAGGAAGCCAACCTAAACAAGTTTTAAAATTCTAA